ATTAAGATGTCACAAGTTAAACCAATATACTTATACAAGAAAGTATATTTGTTTAGCATTAGTTAGTGTTATCGCAATAGTGTTTAAAAAGGGTTTAACCTTTAGCTAGCCAAAGGTTATAGGTCATGTTATGTATGCAGGtttaaaaaagttgatacaatTATCTATGCAAATGTTTCAAAAGTGATACATGCTAACATCATATTTCATATGCATTGTTCTGTTCCTGTAGAGTACAGCTATTTATAGACAAGGTTTGAACAGTGTGACGATGCTACAACAACCCTCACCGATAATAAACTGAATGCACTCACAACATAAAGTTTTGGACACTTCATTTCTCtttacatgtgttgtgttactgtatGATATTTCATGTTTACAGTTGATTAACGGACCAACTAGGATGTATCAGCAGCTTTTTTAGGAATTTAATTTTCCATGAAAAATTTGCTGTTTCCAGCCTCTCAGATGGAACGATTtgatgctttttctttttgtgttttatggtAAACTGAATATCATAGGTTTTGGACTGTTGGTCGGAATAAAAAGATCTGAAGGAATTACTGCACTaggatctgtttttttttttgtcatttgtagTAGTAAACTAAACAACTGAAAGTGGGGTTGGGTAATAACATGATATCAATCAACCACCAAAATTTTGATCAACAGCCATAAAAGCTGAATGCACATCAATATAATATGTTGTAAATGATCTATATCAGATTtgttaaaaaccacaaaccacttaagacttaaaataaatagcaatatcAAATTAATCCTGATAATTATCAGTATATGAAAATGTTCATCTTGACATAATCTTTGGCCAAATAGTCCAGAAGTATTGGAAAGCATAACTTCGCAGTTGATTTTTCTTCAACAACAATCAATTAACCGATTCATAGtaaacaagaacaacaacaatgggCAGATTATTCAATGATAATCAGGGGTTGGTTGCTTCCCTAAAACATACAGACCTGGACATTACACACATCAGAAGAGGTCTTTAGAGCACAGCATTAATATTAAACTATATTTTGTGTtcagcacatatttgtgtgcaGGTATAAGTGTGAGCCGAGTGTGGACAGTTCCCTTCACTGTTAAACCAGCGTACAAGCTGCTGTGAATACAACGTTACGTCCGAGGTGAGACGTAAACAACTCCAGTGGGTCAGTAAAGTGTGTCGATGCTGTGACTTGACAGTGAAtctgtcacagacacacacagacacacacacacacacacacacagaggtgatgGAGCCtcaagcagcagctctgtgtgtttactgtgagTCTAACCTCACTGTTGTGCTTCCTGTGAGCTAGCGACTAAAACACCAGCAGACGGTAATAAAACAGCTGAACACGTTTCTCCTGTCGTGTCCACGTACACATGTGAATCATCCGAGGAGAAGTGCGCAGTTTAAAGCTGAATAACGGAGAAATGAGGGTTTAAACACAGCGCAGCGGCGAAGAGAATTAGAATTTACCTCCATTTGGAGACGCCATCTTCAGAATGCGCACGTGACGGACGACAGCCAATCACACCGGCCGCACTCGGAGTCGACGTGTTCCCGGTGTAATTCACAAACACGCCACCAGGGGCCTGACGTCAAGTGAAGAGAGCTGGAAAATATACGTTAATGATGCAGTCACAGCCCACGTTTACGTTACTTACGTACGTTGTGTACATCCCCCCCACACAATTATGTTCTCAGTAAAGCTGCACTGGTTCAATAATggttaatatattaaatattgacactaatataaacaataataatactaataatgaaATTAACATCAACAATGACAAGATCTGCAATATAATAACAATGTACAGAAAGTAAAGATTATTTAGTTTATCatctaattatttaaattactttatattatatattactttattgttattgtttacaaACTTAGATTTAAGTCACAGTGGGATCTAGATATATAAAAGAACACAGTAAAAGCAATGATAATCAATAAATGTGTACACTACACAAGAATACAAGAATATCATAGTTTATTGATCACACTGAAATGTACACAACACTGAGCAGTAGTCTTGTTGTGTCATATAAACAGAAGCTGTTACTGGACAAGTACAAAAGTAACAGTCATTAAAATCAACACAACCCCAAAAATAGTGTCTGACAGAAAAGGTAtgtaataaagtgttttttgaaACTGAGCAGCATTTATAAATCAGATTTTCTTTCACTAGCTCCTTTCAGGCACTTGAGCTTATTATCGTGACACAGACAGGATGCACACGAGAGTTCAGGATGTGAGCTGTGCTGTGAGTCAAGTCAAGTCTTATTGCACTGATTCAAGTCCGTCTTCTCAACCTTTCTTTAAACTACAATACTTGGAGATGTTGGCACGCATAAAAACTAAGAACAGGTATAAAAGTGTGTCAGTCCCTTATGTAAATTAAACACCATAtaaaatgtctgtgaaagacATGAATAAGTCCTTCATATTCAAAACAGTTGTTACACATCCCAtcatttgtgtgttgttgtgcggAGCTGCCTAGAACTCCCATGAGTCCATCCACTTGAGGCCGGCCATGGCGCTGCCCGGCTCGTGTGCCAGAGGACCCGTCATGCCATAGGAGAGCGGATGGAACAGGTAGAAACTACAAGACAGGGAATGTGATACTGTAATTTAAGATCAGCACGTTGAGGTCAATGCTTTGTTAAATGCGttagataaattaaatataatataatgcgACTTCCTGTGACCTTGAATAAAATGGGGGATTTCTCTTGGTTTTAATATTCtatgaaacattttgaataatttaattaaagtcaacaaaatatttaacattgGTCAAGTCGTTTTAAGACTTTTTTATGAAGagtttttatataattatacaTATAATTACTGAGTTGTATATAGTACAGGTAGattcttctttcactttaaataGAGCCaagcttcctgtttccttcttcttcctgtttctctgttaAACTAAGCTAGCCACCTGCAAGCTTTAGTTTGAAAATCCATGGGTATCAGGTTTTTCATCCAACTACCACCAAATCCTCGTATTTCCAAGCAGATCGAAACAACTGCATCAATggttgcattttgcatttcggAACTAAGACGGGAAAATGGGTATAAAAAGCAGCTGTATCATCCCAACAACACATAAGGATGATAACATTTGTATGACATCATAATGTAATGTACATAACGTACATAATGTAATTATCTGCATATGTGCCAGATTCAGGCAAAACATCATTAATATGGGCTACTGCTCAACATTTACAGTACGATTTGTCTTAATATGTTTTATATGATATTTGTTAAGATGAAAGGTTATTacataatgtaataataatgtaattacATAATGTACATAATGTACTTAAATCTGTCCCTCACAGTAATTACTCAACTTATGCCTCACCTATAAAGAACAGTAAACAGAAACACCATCTGGCCGCCTCTCTTTAGCCAATCAGAATAAGGTGGGCGGAGCAGCAGGTCAGTGTTTTCTAACAGGACGTCAAGTGTAATTCctaagagaaagaagaagaatgattAAACCAAAACGATATGATCACCATGACAACGTCTTTGTAGAAGTTAGAAATAAAGAATTGAAGGAAAACAATAGGAAACCAGCTTGAAGATCACACAACATTATGGCAAAAATATGAGAGTAAAAAGTGTTAGAGATGAGAGAAAGGTACAATTAAACACCATGagataaaaactattttttcacatttcagttAATCTGCATCATTAAAACGAGCCATGAGAAGTTACTGTTAGCTGGATTAATGTAACACTGTTGCATCTTAAAAACCTGAAAGACCTCAGTAAgttttttctgtgatttataaaaGTGAATTCACAAACAAGGGTATAATGATATCCTGAGACAGTTTAATTCACACCGAATCTAAAAATAATTGCATCAGATCTGTGTGTCTGAAAGAAATTTGCATAAAGAATGGAAAATTATCAGCTTCACGTGTCTTGATTAATCTCATGCAGCTTTTTTGCTTCTAATCTCTTCCCCAACAGTGATACTTCAAATCTTGCTCCCAGTGTGAAAACATGGGCTGTGAATGATGGAGAGGAATTTTGGGCAAAATGCAGTGTTGGGTTTAGATACCTGTTAGCATGCTGCTGAAGAGCATGGCAGGGAAGTAGTGGTGATAGAAGAGGATGCGGTCCATAGTGAAGAAAGGTGCATAGTGAAGAATCCAACCGAGGAGAAGCAGGCCTCCTCCTCTTTTAAGAACACGAGAGTGctctgaaacacagagagaagaacagatcatttacttcctgttgaaACAAATTGTTTAAATGAATTGTCTGCTGCTGCAATCCTGCTCTGTCAATAATTATACCCATTCTTTTTTGGTCCAGTGTGAAACCTCTCTGGAGGGCGACAGACGCCACCATCACCATGACCGGATACATGCCCAAACTGGCCAGGTTCATCCACCAGATCACCTGAAAACAGGATTTAACCATGAGGATTTTAATGTGCAACATGAGGGAGAAGAGACGAATTTCAAGACTCACAGGGTTCCCCAGTAGGTAAACGCGATACTGGGTGTCAATCACCCCTGAAAACCTAATTCCCTTCACAGAAATTAACCCAGAACATCTGTGGTTAGAACAGTGAAGTACTTCATTTGAATTTAGTCAAATATAAACCTTATTCACTTCACCTGGTAGTTGATGGGCCAATGCCAGGGTTGAGAGGTCATCTCATTGTCTTTGGGTGTCAAGCTATTGCTGCCCTGAAAACAACAggtatttatttcattatctatttttttatttttttcgaTACTTAGTTTTTGACAAAACACTTTCTTTAAGCACAGCTTGATTTTCTAAAGGTTTCTTACTCTGATCATAACAATATGAGACTCCAGTAAGATCTCCAGGAAATGGGGCTTCAGCACAGACAGACTGATGTTGGGCACTGCAGTCAAATCATAAAGAGGCAAATATGTTGGTCAGTGTGTGATATTTAAACATACAAGTGTTTAAAAAATATGCAGGAGCATAAGTGATAAGTTCCATGTACATTTTGGATTGCTGTGATCTTCAATGTTCCACTGAGAGCTCGGAGTTTCCTTGAGGAAGGGGCGGCAGGTCACCTCCTGCTGTTCCCAGCCCCTGAATGGAGacaaaacttttaaaacaatttgaCTCGTCCACTCACACTTAAGAATCTTGTACAGAGGAAGGGGaagttattttatatttttcaaccTAGGCCACGTGTCTATAAATGTGGGACTGTAAATGAATGGCTCTAACCAAAAACTTTTGGAAGTAGATTGTCTCTTCTGGCAGCTGTGACATGGCAACTTTGGCTACGCTTTAATCTTATGCGGCATTAGCGACAAACTCCTCTCACCAACTCTGCCTCTCATTCATTTCCATCTCCGTCTCCCTGAGTCAAACGAGACTTCTCATTTATCTACTGGACCAATTCTAAAAGTTTTTGTAAGTACTTTTCATTTACACACccacaaatataaacatagGGCTCAGGTTGAAAAATAACAGAATTCCCCTTTAAGTCACAGCTAAGGTAATAGCTTTTACCACTTGGGAAGAGTCTtgccagaggagaagagaacgCAACCGGTGGCTCGGTGCAGAAAGCGGACTTTGCTGCGCAGCACCTTCACCAGGTCGCCCTTTCGACttccacacacctccacctgcCACAGGTCATTGGTGTCTCCTGTGGCGTTCTACAAACAGAGCACAGATTCAGTTGCGTGTTAGACTCAGACATATCAAAATCACAATCTGATATTATGATGTTACACTATAGTTTTGGGTCTGTCAATCTTCCTCTAAAATtctatttgaaaatgtgtctctctttctctcttgttgGGTTGAACTCACTATTCCATAGCCTGTAACCTGGAAGTGCTTCTTGGTCAGAGGGGCCTCATGGAGGTGACTATGAAGGTTACGAGTTGTTCTGAAggagtgaaaaacaaacaaacaaaagaaatagATAATAAAACACAGGAGGAGATTAATCGTTTATAGGGATTAAGTGTAACATTTCTTTTAAGTTACACATACTCTTTGTGCGCCAACTGAATGATGTCACCATGACGAACCAGATCAGGGGTCCCGGATTGAGCTTAATGAGGATAAACAAAAGGGAATAACAATGAGGCTCATACATGACTTCattatgatttgtgaatgttatttgtttctttaaaacgTAAATCAACCGCATTTTCTCACATTCGTTATGATCCTGCCTGTGAACGACCCACAGATTGTTGTCGTCCTTGCCAAGATAGGCCGTCACCTGGAagaataaagaatattttaGAATAAACAAAAAGCATCATGGGTATGGGCGTGTTTAATTATGTTAGTGAATGTGTCACAGCTAAACCTGTAGcctgacctgctgctgccttGCCCCCACTCCCTCTGGGTACAAGTCCCAGTGAGAGTGCAGATATCCTCCATAAAAGCGGAGGTTTTTCACAGTAATGGTGGAGCCGTATGCGAGATCTACAGAAGCAccgaaaagaaagaggaaaacctcattaaaacatgtgaagaagaagaagatacacttttattaatcccacacacatgcacaaacatgcaaagacacactcatgcattggggaaattagtcctctgcatttcacccatctggtgcaggacacactgcagagcagagcagtgggctgccaggtacggcgcccggggagcagatgttgggggagtaaggtgccttgctcaggggcactagacagggtagggagaagagtccttttgaactttggacaggtccaggttcgttacaccatccaggcaagtttccgccgaaactccgaggagacgaaccgtggagtcgaaccagcatcgaaccagagaccccttctctgccagtagtccaagttttctgccactagtccaccgcctctggCACAAGTACGGTTCATGGATAATGCCATTTAACAGTGGCAAGAGAAGCCGACACCAGCCTGGTATGGGACCGAGCATAAGATGAACAATCAACCTCAATAATAGCTGATATGCGGCTTAAGATACTTTCAGACATATACTGAGGCCTAGACTTGCTACTGACATTTCTTGGAGGAGCTGTATGTGaaagtcagttgctccagacattttcctgaaaccTTACCTACTCGTCCCCTGGTAAAATATCTGACAATGAGTGACGAGTGTACCCGTGTGAAAATTAAGCAGGATAACGTCCCCTATATTTCCAGGGAGTGGGCATTATGAtgatattttacattacattacatttttaatgtaatatatatattattaatatattattaatgtAATGATATTTCTAACATATGATGGAcgcaaaataaaaaagaatacaaatatctcaggatgaaataTGTACAAGACACCAACAGGGATGTCAGTTTGGAAAGACAGTGAGATTCAAAAGCTTTTGGCGATAAAGGCCGTTGctagtgttgatgtgctgtacacacatatttttatttttatgtattctTCTGTGAAatacttattgtgttttaatgttttatgttcattgtatgcacctaTATACCAAAGACAATTCCAGgtaacctacttggcaataaatactttctgattctgattctgaaaacacGTAAGTTCCGCACTGACAATTTGACATCCTGTTCTGCCTCATACGtgttctgaaaacagcttttgtaAAGCAAACTCTTGATCCCATCTGGCTTTTATCATCAATTCTAATACATTTGTCTTTCAGTAAACAGTGCTGCAGCCTGCAGCCTCATGTGGTTTTTAGCCACACGTGTTTCGGACTCACACTCGGGCATGGAGACGTTGTGCAGGTAGTTCCCGATTAGACGAGACTGGAAGGCAGCACTGAAGACACCATCTTCTGGTCCACTGGTGAAAGAGAACAATCATGACCACCAAAATAATTCAGGGGATGTCATCTGTGTGCTGAGCAGGGATCACACTTTATCTGTTATACAGGCATCAGACTCACCTTTTGTTCAGCACAACAAAGTGGATGGCAAATATTGTAAcatagaggaagagaggaagtaGGATGAGGGTGAAAACACGAGCCAGGAAGTGCTTTGCAATGTTGACCTGGAGACATAAAAAAGAACACTGATGAGCTTCAGGCAGTAATTATCAACACTaacagaatataaaaacatgttgcTGTTTACCAGTGAGAGACTGAGGTCTCCAAGAAGCCTCCAGATGTCACTGACTGTGTTCAGACCAACCAGCAGGATGACGAACAGACCCACAAACTTCACCCCCAAAGCCCCAGCAAGGCTTACACCAGTCAGTACCAGCcacagccaccaggaggcagtAAAAGGCCTGAGAGCAAAAGCCAACAGAAGTATTTAATGATGACCATTCAACATTATGAAAAAGCTAGATTTGTTCCTATCAGAATATACTTGTGTTACTTTAAGGCTGTAGTTAAAACTGATGTATCAAAAGCGAACTGCGGAGGAGGTGCACAGttcgcttctgcgcaggaggtaaattcgttttttgttttattattattaaatttaaaaaaaaaaaaaaatgtataataaaaaaaaaccaattCATTtaccctaaaaaaaaaaaattataataataaccaggATTGCTCTACCCttgaaagtaccaactataaaaatacaatttaaaaaatttctaggactgcaaagcagcactgagcgggCCCGAgtacatgcattttgaagcgttggtaagaatttgagcatgttaaagccctcaaaaagccaattcatttgcctgaataataataataataatccttaccaTTTCAaaagtgctcgggccctaataatcatcCACTtgttaacaaaacaaaagctctATTGGATTTGCTACCTGTGTCTCTGCTGGTTGAACTTGACCATGCTCAGCACTGCAGCCATGATGAAGAACAGGAGTATCGGGTCCAACAGGATGTACTGGGAGATGGTGATTGAGCCTGTGTCTGTCAGGATGGTGACATGAAGCCCAAATTCATGGTTGTTCAACAACAGGACAAATACATGCTGCTCGACTCCTCAATACGCAGagtgattcaacatttttcttaAGATGCAAGACACTCAAAAAATTCATCACTAAAGATGTTCAATAAACTGAAGTGAACTGAATGAGGTCTTTATCTACTATTTGACAAAATGTGTACATGCTACAGGCAGTCTCCTTCAGATCATTACTCACCAAATATGAGGAGAGCGGCAGTGATGAGAGCTGCAGTATGAGACTGAGACAACTCCAGCACTGTGAGGTAGGCAAAGATCGGGAGGAAGGAACCCAACACAGCACAGAACTgcgagagaaggaggaaggacaCATTAGCACTTAAAATACACGTCTATATTCAAACAGCATTGTTAATCGATTAGaaaagatacattattttaGTGTGGAAACTAAAGATGCATACCGCTCTCATCCCTGCGTAGTTGTGGTTTTCGTATTTATCTCCGGGCTTTATGAAAGGAAAGTTGCCATCATAGCCACTCATGTAGCCAGCGAGTCCAATCAGCATCTAGGAAGCAGTAAAGGAGGATAAACAACTTGGCCAATCCAAACATTTGCCCTGAAAGAGAAATAACTCTTCTCGCCAGTAACAAACTTTTATCTAAAAACATTTGTTGTATCTATCTAATGTTATGATTCCGTGTGAATAAAGCTGAGAAACCTCGGGTCTAAACGGGACCGACCTGGTTAAATAgaggcaaataaaaaataataataaaaagatctTTGTGTGGATGCTACTTCCTCTCCGCCTCCCAGAACTCTTTTACTCGAATACTTTATTAGTCTTTATTTCTCTCATTTTCACAATTTATACAGGGGTAGcaccttttttatttaactgtttaTCAGCTAATTGATCAGCAGAAGTTTAAGGCGTGTgttatcagtttgtgtttgtgacctcTCCCAACCTTCCGTGGCTACACCTCTGAACCCGGTTTTGCTGCATTCTGATGAAGCCAACGTATATGATGTGTTATATATACACCTTAGGGTTATTCTGCTGTCTTACTTTTCCAAGAGGAGGATGGACATCAAAGAAGAAGGTCCTGTTGATGTAGTAGCTGCCCATCTTTCCAAAGTGCGTCTCATcccagctgaacacacacaaaatacacatcagTGCGTTTACAAACATTACACAGCATTAAACCTGGAATCATGTGGGTGTGTTCACTCTGTCTCACCACACGTGGGGGGGCTCCGATATATTGTACAGACGTGTGGAGAAGGACAGACcccccaccagcagcagcagcagctgtctgCCTGCAGCCCCATCACCGCAGCCTCCTCCCGGTGAGAGCCGGGCGGACGTCCCGTTGGAGGAGTGGgtgtctcctccagcagcaggacgGGTCGAGTCCTCTGTCACAGCCCCGGAGGAGGCGACTGTTCTCCGGTTCCTCAGCGTGGACGTGTCCCCTGTTTGCTTCCACTGTGAGATGCATTCTCCTGTTGCCATGACGAAACTAAACCTGGGCTAAAAATGACAAGAGACACCTCGCTTGGAGCCAAACGAGAATAATATGGGCTGAGTGATGAGGCCAATGCAGAACTGCAAAAAGCTGAACTGCGGAGCCACTTGAGGCTGGTTCCAAGAAAGAGTCAATTCCTATTGACTCCCATGTTAAGAAGCCCGACTTTAGAGCAGAGTTAAATCTGTCTCCAGCCTGGTTCAaaaaactgttttagtctcAATCACTATGTTCTTTCTTTATGACAACTCTGAGGCGGTTGAATTTTTTTCACTTGATGAACCAGTTTACGTTTGCTCACCACTCCACTCCAACTTTCAAACATCCATTGTCAATGAAGAGAAACTTTCTGAAACTGTCATGAGGTGTTTTTTTAGTGAGGTAGAGATGATGAGTGACTTTTTGAGACAGCAATGATTTcactaataaaaacaatacactgatactctgctgctgctgtggataacacagtgagtgagagtgaggcCGAGATAAAGAAAAGAGCCTGAAGTAACAAAAAATCCAATTCAAATAGAGGGCATAACAAAACACTCTCAGAATTTGTTGTactgtctgtttgtattttaatcATCTAAAGCTGCAGGATCATTCAATTCAGAggcagctgtgatgtccccaatctatGGAATTTAagagaattattattatatgatcATGTTTGTACCGGGATGGTTCGGTTCCGGCGGTCgatctgtgtgatactggactcagtTCAGCACAAAGGTCACAGATCAATATAATCTGCATCAgctgattgttttgtgtctgtataggcctatgttacggacctataagaaatggctcgtgaggcccggaacacatcaaataaacgaatcagaaacaactgttgccactaaataataacaaatgtttattggttgaaacaaacaaatatttagaaaggcaacaaaccaaaagggttggaggttcccggccaaaacaaacaaaagagaggggaacactgagccagccatcggccgtcgaagtcagtgttcacccccgaactaagtctgcctaaataacccactacctaaatgaaagaaaaaggttatccgaaaacaggactaccgggaacccccgaaccaactaccaacataacaaaagctcaaaaggacttctggcatgggggaaaacggagcctcggtctcctcacccgttcacctgcatggaagaatagagagagagaaagaaattcacagcctccttaagtcagctccagctgacgaggtgatgagtctcacctgaggactggctgcgtggagagagagagaaaggtggagagaggcacaaacacacacacattctcacacagagccccacctcctggccacacgtaacacccccacccagagCTTGTGAATAGCCGGGGGCAAACGTGAAgaccagggaggaaggaaaaaaaaacaacacattcacaagaccTAACACCGTGACAACGTGTCGGCCAGGACGTTGTCCCGCCCCTTCACATGCCGAATGACCACGTTAAAGGACTGCAGGAAGAGCGCCCAGCGCATTAACCTCTGGTTAGTGTTCCGCATCTGATTCACAAAAACTAAAGGATTGTGGTCCGTATACACAACAGTTGGCGAACTCGCGGAACCCACATAAACTTCAAAGTGGCTCAGCGCCAGGACCAAGGCCAACGCCTCCTTCTCAATAGTAGAGTACACGCGCTggtgtttgttgaacttcttGGAGAAGTAAGAGACGGGATGTTCaaccccgtcccccccctcctgaagcAGAACAGCACCCGCACCCGCATCACTGGCATCAACAGACAGTTTAAATGGACGATCAAACACAGGGGCACACAGGACTGGGGCCGTAGTCAACAAAGCCTTAATACAGTCAAAAGCACGCTGACAGCCCTCAGTCCAGCGAAAACACACCTTCGGGCTCAACAAGTCAGTGAGGGAAGCAGCTACCGCAGAAAAGTTCTTACAAAAACTACGGTAGTAGCCCGCCATCCCCAGAAACCGGCGCAATTCCCGCCGTGAACGagggacagggaaagaaagaatagcCTCCACCTTGGAGTGCACCGGCCTGACTTGGCCCCGACCAACCACTTTGCCCAAATAGGTCACTGTCGCCTGGCCAAACTCGCACTTAACAAGGTTTAAAGTAAGATTGGCGTCACGCAAACGCCCAAACACAGaatacagctgctgaatgtgctcGTCCCAGGACCCAGAATACACAACAATGTCGTCCAAATATGCCTCACAACCAGAAAGACCAGACAACACAATATTCACCA
This Limanda limanda chromosome 12, fLimLim1.1, whole genome shotgun sequence DNA region includes the following protein-coding sequences:
- the LOC133015926 gene encoding protein O-mannosyl-transferase 2-like, translating into MATGECISQWKQTGDTSTLRNRRTVASSGAVTEDSTRPAAGGDTHSSNGTSARLSPGGGCGDGAAGRQLLLLLVGGLSFSTRLYNISEPPHVCWDETHFGKMGSYYINRTFFFDVHPPLGKMLIGLAGYMSGYDGNFPFIKPGDKYENHNYAGMRAFCAVLGSFLPIFAYLTVLELSQSHTAALITAALLIFDTGSITISQYILLDPILLFFIMAAVLSMVKFNQQRHRPFTASWWLWLVLTGVSLAGALGVKFVGLFVILLVGLNTVSDIWRLLGDLSLSLVNIAKHFLARVFTLILLPLFLYVTIFAIHFVVLNKSGPEDGVFSAAFQSRLIGNYLHNVSMPEYLAYGSTITVKNLRFYGGYLHSHWDLYPEGVGARQQQVTAYLGKDDNNLWVVHRQDHNESQSGTPDLVRHGDIIQLAHKETTRNLHSHLHEAPLTKKHFQVTGYGINATGDTNDLWQVEVCGSRKGDLVKVLRSKVRFLHRATGCVLFSSGKTLPKWGWEQQEVTCRPFLKETPSSQWNIEDHSNPKLPNISLSVLKPHFLEILLESHIVMIRGSNSLTPKDNEMTSQPWHWPINYQGIRFSGVIDTQYRVYLLGNPVIWWMNLASLGMYPVMVMVASVALQRGFTLDQKRMEHSRVLKRGGGLLLLGWILHYAPFFTMDRILFYHHYFPAMLFSSMLTGITLDVLLENTDLLLRPPYSDWLKRGGQMVFLFTVLYSFYLFHPLSYGMTGPLAHEPGSAMAGLKWMDSWEF